TCCAGCATCGGGACCGGGGCTGCCGCTTCCCGGGCTGCGGTGTCCGCTTCGGCCAGGGGCATCATCTCCGCCACTGGGCCCACGGGGGCCCGACCACGCTGTCGAACCTCGCCCTCCTCTGCCGCCGGCATCACCGCGCCGTCCACGAGGAGGGCTATCAGGTCGCGCGCGGCCCCGACGGCGCGCTCCGCTTCCGGCGGCCGGACCGCCGCCCGCTGCCTGAGGTGCCACCGCCTGCCGCGGTGCCCGGTGATCCCGTCGAGGCTCTCCGCGCGTGTCACGACGCGCTGGGCCTGCGCCTCGACGCGCGCACGGCATGCCCCGGCTGGCTCGGGGAGCGGCTGAATGTGGGCTGGGCCATCGACGTCCTGCACCCTCTCGCCCAGAGACCGAGCCCATGCCGATAATCCGAACAGGCATTGCCCGGGGTGCTGCTCGAGGCGGGTGGGGCGACGGCGGAGAAGCTGCTGTGCCAAGGCTCGGTCCACGCGCGGATGATGAGGTCGTGCGTCTCGCGATAGCGCCAGCGTACAGAGGCAGCCGCGGCTCCACGCGGACGCCGTCCGGGTCGTGGACGAAGACCGATCTCCCGTTGCGCCGTTCCAGGGGTCCCTTGACGATGTCGATCCTGGCTTGGTGCAGGTGCGCGACGAGGTCGTCGATCGAGGCGGCCTCCATGGCGAGGCAGAAGTGGTCCACGCCGACGGCAGTCTCGGGAGCGGCCGGGACGAAGTCGGCCCGCGCGAAGAGATTGAACTCCTGGCTCCCGGCCTGGACGACGGCCGACCGCAGCCCGTCGGCGTTGGGCCCGGACCTTCGCAGCACCATGAGCCCGAGCGCCTCGTAGCAGCGAAGGCTCCTGTCCATGTCGGTCACCTTGAGGCCGACATGATCGAGGCCCGTGGGGCGAGCCATCGGGAGGTCTCCTCGTCGCAGGGGTGGAGTCATGTCGTCATCCCGACGTCCAGGTGTCGCATGGTATTCTGCCGACACGAGTATCCAGCCCCAGGAGGTTCTACCCAATGTTGACCAGGGAAGAGAACGAGCTCCTCACGAGGACGGGACCGGGGACGGCGATGGGCGCCCTCCTTCGGCGGTACTGGATTCCCGTCGTCCAGTCCGGCGAGCTCGAGGCCGGCGGCCGCGTCAAGCGGGTCAGGCTTCTCTGCGAGCCCCTGATCGCCTTCCGGGGCAAGAGCGGCCGGCCCGGGCTCATCGGCGAGTTCTGCCCTCACCGCTTGGCGTCCCTCTACTTCGGGCGCGTGGACGACGACGGGATGAGCTGCGTCTACCACGGCTGGAAGCTGGGCGCGGATGGTCGCTGCCTCGAGATGCCCAGCGAGCCGCCGGAATCGAGCTTCGCGTCGAAAGTTCGCCACGTCGCGTATCCGTGCGAGGAGCGGGGCGGGGTCATCTGGGCGTATATGGGAACGGCGGGGGGGCCCGCGAGCCCGCCGCCGCCGCTGCCGCAGCTCGAGTGGACCCTCCTGCCCGAGTCCCACACGCTCATCTCCAAGCGCGTCCAGGAGTGCAACTGGTTCCAGGCGCTCGAGGGCGGGATCGACTCGAGCCACATCTCGTTCCTCCACGCGCCGATCAGCCACACCGACACGGAGATCGCGCGCGAGCTCGACCGGGCGAGCTTCGGTATCGGCGAGGCCGTCCAGACGGCCGACCGCGCCCCGCGCTTCGAGGTGGCGGACACTGACTACGGGGCGCTCATCGGCGCGCGCCGGTCGTGGCCGGACGGGCAGCACTACTGGCGCGTGAGCCAGTTCCTCATGCCGTTTTACACGATGCCGCCGACCGACCGCGACGAGAAGATGACCCAGTCGCACATCTGGGTGCCCATGGACGACACCAACGTCGTCAACTGGATGGTCACGTGGCACCCCGACCGCGCGCTCACGGACGAGGAGCGGGCGCTCCACATCGCGGGCAAGGGCGCGCACGTCTGCGATTACGCGCCGGCGACGTCGGACGCCTACGGCGACGTGCGCACCGCGGCCAACCGCGACAACGACTACGGGATGGACTGGGAGGCGCACCGCACCCGCATGTTCTGCGGCATCCCGGGCTTCGGCGTGCAGGACCAGGCCGTCCAGGAGAGCCAGGGGCCCATCGTGGACCGCACGCAGGAGCGGCTGGGGACCAGCGACACGGCGATCATTCATGTCCGCAGGCGGCTCATGGGCCTGGCGAGGGCGCTCCACGAGCGAGGGGAGCTGCCCGCCGAGGCCAGCCCGGAATCCTTCTGCGTGCGCTCGACCTCCTTCCTGCTGCCCGCTGGGGCCAATTGGGTCGAGGGCGCCATGGGGCGCGTTGTCGTCAAGCCCGGCGGCCACCTGACCCTGGCCTGAGCGCACGCATGGCTTCGCGCATGGCCGGCCGCGTCACCATCGTCACGGGCGGGGGAGGCGGCATCGGAGAGGCGACGGGCCGGCTGTTCGCCGAAGAGGGCGGGCAGGTCGCCCTCGTGGACAGCGACAGGGCCGCTGTCGAGGCGGCCGCGGCCGGCATCGCCAAGGCGGTGCCCGGCGCGCGCGTGTCGGCGATGGTCGCCGACCTCAGCAGCGAGGCGGAGGCTCGGCGCGTCGTGGATCACACCCTCGCGGCTTTCGGCGCGCTGTATACCCTGGTCAATGTCGCCGGCGTCAGGCTCTACACGCCGCTGGCGGCGGCTGATGCTGCGGGCTGGGAGTACATCCTCGGCGTCAACGTTCTTGCCACGGCGTACTGCTGCAAGGCCGCGCTGCCGTCGCTGCGGCTCGGCGGGCGCGGCTCGATCGTTAACGTCTCGTCCGTCTACGGCGTCAAGGGACGGGCAGGTATGGGCCAGTACGACACGACCAAGGCCGCCGTGCTCGGATTCACCCGCGCGCTGGCCGTCGAGGAAGCGCCCCACGGCATCCGCGTGAACGCGGTGTGCCCGGGCGGGACGATCACGCCCTTTCACATCCGCCGCGCCGCCGCTCAGGGCGTCTCGGAGGCCGAGTTGCGCGCGCAGCGCGCGGAGGACAACCTCCTCGGGCGCTGGGCGGAGCCGCGGGAAGTCGCCTACCCGATTCTCTTCCTGGCCTGCGACGAGTCCTCCTACATCACCGGCGCCACGCTCATGGTGGACGCCGGCAAGTCCATCCTTTAGTAAGCAGTCGGGCGTGGGGCCGGCGCGCTCGTCATTCGCTACAAGCTCAGGAAGTACGGGCTGTCATAGGACGAGGCACCAGCCCTCGATGGCTTGGCGCATGGCCTCGGGCTGCTCGGTCGGGATCCAGTGCCGCGCTTGCAGGCAGACCACCCGACAGCCCTCGAGCCGCTCCACCAGACGCAGGGTGACCGCGGGGTCGGTGAAGCCGCCGCCAGGGGTGACGAGGGCGAGCGCAGGGGTGCGGATCGCCTCCATCTCGGGGGTCGGGCCGGTGAGCGCGATGAGGTCCTGCAGGTAGACGGCGGTCGCCGTTGTGCGCAGGTCGAGCAGGGGAGAAGCGTAGCGCGCGAGAGCCTCGGTCGAACCGGCCTCGGCCATGAGCGCGCGGGTCTCGCGGTCGAGCGCCTCGAGATCGAGGGGCGCGAGCCTTCGGCGGTGAACGCCGAGGGCGTTCACCGCGAGCACGAGGCGGGCAAGCAGGATACAGAGCCGACGGAAGCGGACGAGCCGCCGCATGCCTCCGATCAGGGCCTCCTGGAACACGGGCTCGATCAGGATGAGCCCCGCCGCGCGACCGGGCTGGCGGACGGCGAACTCGGTGGCGATGCCGGCCCCGAGGCAGTGCCCCGCGATCACCGCTCGAGGGTAACCCTCGGCGGTGAGGACGCCGGCCAAGTCGGCGCACCATTCGGCCATCCCGATGTGCCCGCGGTGAAGCGAGAGACCGTGGCCGCGGAGATCGAGGCGCAGAAGGTCCCACGAATCCCTGAGCGTGGTCCGCCCGACGAACTCCGTCCACCGGGTCATGTTGCTGCCAACGCCGTGGAGCAACACCAGGAGCCGGCGCGGCGCGCCCGGCTGCCAGAGCCGGTACCCGATGGCCGCGCCGTCGGGCATCGTTAATCTCCTGAGTGTGTCTCCAGTGCGATCGATCGCGTTATCCGACCGGGTCGATGGGCGTGGGAAGGCCGCGCTGGGCTTCGATGACCTCGGCGGCGTCGAGGCAGAGGTCCTCGCGGTAGCGCCCGCCGATCACCTGCACGCCGAGCGGCAAGCCGCCCCAGAGGCCCGTCGGCACCGAGACGGCTGGAAGCCCGAGGAGGTTGACCGCCACCAGCAGCCGCTGGGCTCGCAGGACGTCCCGCGTCCTCTCGAGGCTCTCGACGTCGAAGCCGACGGTGAAGGGCGGCTCGGTCGAAACCGGGCCGACGACGAGCGGGTAGCGCTCGAAGAAGAGCATCCAGTCGCGCACGTGCTTGCTCCGCTCGCCGAGGGACTTGAGGTAGGCGTCGAGCCCCAGGTCCGGCCCCTGCTCGAGCGTGAGCTCCGTGCACCGGATGACGTCGGCGTCTCCGTGCTTGAGGATGTAGGGCAGGGTGACGTGGCGTAGCTCGGCGCAGATGAGCGCGGCCCAGCAGGCGGCGGCTCCGGCGACGTCGGGCGGGTCCACCTCTTCGACGGCATAGCCCGCTTCGGCCAGGGCGTTCCCGGCGGCGCGAACGGCCGCCGCGACGTCGGGATGGACGCCCTGCTTCCCGGGATCCACGGAGAGCGCGACGCGGATCGGGCGCACGGTGGGAGGACCCTCGAGCGGCGCCGGTACCCACCACGGATCGCGCGGGTCGCGCTGGGCCATCGCGGCCAGGCCGAGGCGCACGTCGCGCACCCGCCGCGCGAGCGGACCCTGGACGGACATGAGCTGGAGCGCGGGCGGGCGCTCCTCCGTCGCCGTCTGGTTGTAGGCCGGGACGCGGCCGAGCGTGGGACGGATGCCGGCGACGCCGCAGCAGTAGGCCGGATACCGGACCGAGCCGCCGAGGTCGTTGCCGTGGGCCAGGGGAGCGATGCCGCTCGCCAGCGCTGAGGCCGCGCCGCCGCTCGAGCCCCCGGGTGTGCGCTCGCGCGCCCAGGGGTTGAAGGTGCGGCCGCGGAGCGCATTGTCCGTGTGCCACCGGAGGCTGAAGCCGGGCGTGTTGGTGCGCCCGATGATGACAGCGCCGGCCCGCGCCCAGTTGGCGACGGGCGGGCTGTCGCTCTTGGCGATCACGTCCTTGAACGCGACGATACCGTTGGTAGTAGCCTGGCCGGCCTGGTCGATGTTCTCCTTGATCGTGACCGGGACGCCGTGGAGCACCCCCACGACCTCGCCGCGCTTGACCGCGACGTCGGCGGCATCGGCGGCGCCCAGCGCCTGTTCACCCAGCACCCCGGTGACGGCATTGATCGCGGGGTTGACGGCCTCGAGACGCCCGAGCACCGACTGCACCGCCTCCCGGCTCGAGATCGTCCGCATCCGGATGGCGGCGGCCAGCTCCACAGCGTCCCAGCGCCACAGCTCGCGTTCCATCGGCATGCCTCCTCAGGGGTGGCCCGCGCGGGGCGCGCGAATGAGCGGTATGGTACCACCCGGGGGCCGGAGGCGCGGCCGCGTTGACAAGACCGACAGGCCTGTGGTTCCCTCTTCGCTGTCGGCAGGAGGATGGACGGCGTAGCCCACCCCCCGGCGTGAGCCCAACGTTTCGAGCGTTCCAAGGAGGAGCCCATGAAGTTCCTGCGCCGTTCTGCAGCCGCGTGTGCGGCCGTTTCCGTGCTGTGGTGTCTCGCCGGCGCTCCGCAGCCCGCGGGCGCTCAGACCGTCCTCAAGGTCGTCATGCACTCAGACCTCAAGATCGTGGACCCGATCTGGACCACCGCCTACATCGTCCGCAACCACGGCTACATGGTCTACGACACCCTCTTCTCCACCGATGCCAAGGGCGAGATCAAGCCCCAGATGGTCGGCAAGTACAACATCAGCGCGGACAAGCTGACGTACACCATGACGCTCCGCGACGGGCTCCTCTGGCACGACGGCAAGCCGGTGACGGCCGAGGACTGCGTCGCCTCGATCAAGCGCTGGGCCCAGAAGGACACGATGGGGCAGAAGATGATGTCCTTCGTGAAGGACCTCGTCGTGGTGGACGCCAAGACCTTCAAGATCGTCCTGAAGGAGCAGACGGGACTGGTGCTGCCCGCGCTCGGCAAGCCCAGCTCGAACGTGCCGTTCATGATGCCGAAGCGCGTGGCCGACACGCCCGCGAGCGAGCAAATCTCGGACTTCACGGGCTCGGGCCCCTTCGTCTTCAAACGGGACGAGTGGAAGCCCGGCGACAAGACCGTCTACGTCAAGTTCGCCCAGTACAAGCCGCGGAGTGAGGCCGCGTCGGGCCTGGCCGGCGGCAAGGTCGTCAAGCTCGATCGTGTCGAGTGGCGGGCGATCAGCGACCACCAGACGGCGATCAATGCCCTCCTGGCGGGCGAGATCGACTATATCGAGTCGCCCCCGCACGACCTCCTGCCGGTGCTCAAGAAGGACGCCAACATCAATCTGGTGACCGGCAACCCGCTTGGCAACCAGTACGCGTTCCGCTTCAATGTGCTCGCCAAGCCTTTCGACAATCCCAAGATCCGGCAGGCGGTGATGATCGCCTTCAACCAGAAGGACTTCCTCGAGGCCGTCATCGGCGATCCGGCGTATTACAAGGTCTGCAAGGCGCTCTTCCCGTGCGGCTCGCCGAACGAGTCGTTCAAGGGCATGGAGGGCTTCCTCGACTCGAACTTCGAGAAGGCCAAGGCGCTGCTCAAGGAGGCGGGCTACGACGGCACGCCCATCGTGCTCATGCACTCGACGGACCTGGCCGTGCTGGCGAACCTCGCGCCGGTGGCCAAGAACCTCATGGAGAAAGCCGGCTTCAAGGTAGACATGCAGTCCATGGACTGGCAGACGCTGGTGGCCCGGCGTGCGAAGAAGGACCCGCCGGCGCAGGGCGGCTGGCATGCGTTCCTGACCTCGTGGGTCGCCGCGGACCTTCTGAACCCGATCGGTTCGGGCTTCATCAACGCTTCTTGCGACACCGCCATGTTCGGCTGGCCCTGCGACAAGGAGCTGGAGTCGCTGCGGGACCAGTACGCCCGCGAGACCAACCCGGCCAAGCTCAAGGGCATCGCCGAGGCGGTGCAGGTACGGGAGACGCAGTATCCGACGCATATCTGGCTGGGGCAGTGGTACGGGCCTGCCGCCATGCGAAAGAACGTCACAGGCCTGATCCTGGCGCCTGCGACGGTGTTCTGGGGCATCGAGAAAACGGGCCGCTGAGCGACCCCGTGCGCCCCGCCGGCCGTTAGCGCGACCGGCGGGGCGCTCCGTCCCATGCTGGGCTATATCGTCCGCCGTATCCTCGCCACGATCCCGGTCGTCACGGTCGTGGCGGTCTTTGTCTTCCTCCTCCTCCGCCTCACGGGTGGCGACCCCGCCGCCATCATCGCGGGTGACAGCGCCACCACACAGCAGGTGGCCGAGATCCGGGTCAAGCTCGGTCTCGAGCGGCCCATCGTCCAGCAGTTCGCCATATGGGTCGGCCGAGTCGCCCAGGGTGATTTCGGCGAGTCCTTCTTCTTCAAGAAGCAGGTCGCCGAGCTGATCCGGGACCGCCTCGAGCCCACGGCGGCGCTGGCGCTCTGCACCGTCCTGCTCGCGGTGACTGTCGCCGTGCCGCTCGGCGTCGTCGCGGCCGCCCTGCGAGGGACGTGGATCGACCGCGCGGTGATGGGGTTTGCTGTGCTCGGCTTCTCGGTGCCGGTCTTCGTGATCGGCTACCTGCTCATGTACCTCTTCGCCATCCAGCTCGCCTGGCTGCCGGTGCAGGGGTACCAGCGGCTCGCCGAGGGATTCTGGGGCTTCCTCCAGCGGCTGATCCTGCCGAGCGTCACGCTGGCCGTGATCTACATGGCGCTGATCGCGCGCATCACGCGCACCAGCGTTCTCGAGGTGCTGGGCACCGACCACGTCCGCACGGCCCGCGCGAAGGGCCTGGGCGAGGGCGCCGTGCTGCTGCGCCACGTGCTCCGCAACGCCGCCGTGCCCATCGTCACCGTCATCGGCCTCGGCGTGGCGTTCCTGATCGGCGGCGTCGTCGTCACTGAGTCGGTCTACGGCATCCCGGGCCTCGGCCGGCTGACCGTGGACGCGGTGCTGGCCCGCGACTACCCGACCGTCCAGGCCGTCATCCTGCTCTTCTCCGTTGCCTACGTCCTGATCAATCTCCTCGTGGATCTGACGTACACTTTTCTCGACCCGAGGATCCGGTATTGAAAGCGGTGCAGAACCGGAGTGTGCTGATGGGCGGGGCGATCCTCGCCGTCATCCTGCTGATCGGCCTCACGGCGCCGTTCCTCGGCACGCGCGATCCCGCGCAGATCGACCCGGCCTCGCGCAACAAGCGTCCCGGGGCCGTTCGCGTTCTGACGGGCGCCGACGGGCGCCAGGTGTCGACGACCTACTGGATGGGCACGGACAGCCTCGGGCGCGACATCTACAGCCGGGTGCTGTACGGCGCCCGCGTCTCGCTGCTGGTCGGCGTCACCGTGGCCCTCATCAGCGTCACCGCCGGTCTCGTGATCGGCCTCCTCGCCGGCTATCTCCGCTGGCTCGACGGTTTCGTCATGCGCATCATGGACGGGCTCATGGCGGTGCCCGCGATCCTCATCGCCATCGCGCTGGTGTCGCTCTCCACGGCTGGTCTGCGCGCCGTCATCGTCGCCATCGTCATCCCGGAGGTGCCGCGCGTGGTCCGGCTCGTGCGCTCGGTCGTGCTGTCGATCCGCGAGGAGCCCTACGTGGAAGCGGCGATCGCGCTCGGCGCGCGCACGGTCCCGCTCATCGTGCGCCACGTCCTGCCAAACGCGCTGGCGCCGCTCATCGTCCAGGCGACCTACGTCTGCGCCTCCGCGATCGTGATCGAGGCGATCCTGTCCTTCCTGGGCGTCGGGATCCCGCCGGAGACGCCGACCTGGGGCAACATCATGGCCGAGGGGCGCGCGCTCTTCCGCCTCTTCCCCCACAACATCTTCTTCCCGGGCATCTTCCTGGCGGCGACGGTGCTCGCGGTCAACATCATGGGCGACGGCCTGCGCGACAGCCTCGACCCGAGGCTGCGCAAGCGGCTCTGAGGGGCTGGCTTCTTGACAGGCCCGAAGGGGCCGTCATACACTGCCCGAGGGCTTGGGAGATCGTCTAATGGTAGGACGCGGGGCTCTGGACCCCGTAGTGGAGGTTCGACTCCTCCTCTCCCAGCCAACCGCCTCGTCCCGCCGACGTGGCCCCATCGTCTAGAGGCCCAGGACACGGCCCTCTCAAGGCTGAAACACGGGTTCGAATCCCGTTGGGGCCACCATAGGAAGTGGGCCACGTGCTGGCCGCCAGCAGCCCGCCGAACGTGCCGTCGCCGGTGAACGCGTAACCCCGCGTCCCGGCGACGAGCACGGGCGTGCAGTCGACGCGATCCACCAGAAGTGTCTGGAGCGCCTCACGCGCCTGTGCACCATGACGGCGGAGCACGCCCCGCATATCGTCCGCGCGGGTGCGTAGCTCGCGGGCCACGTGGTCGCGATCTACCGAGATGACCGCCGTCGGCTCCGGTAGCGTGGCGAGCTGCTCTTCTAGGATTTTTCTTCGAGTCTCCTCACCGCGGAGCGTGCTGAGCAGGGCCTCAGGGGCAGCGTCACCGGGGCTCCCGTGCGCGATGGCATCGGCAAGCCGCTGTTCCCGACCCCGCGCCTCGGCGATCTCGCTCTCCAGCATCGGCCGCCGGTCTGCTGTCTCCGCAGCGGTC
Above is a window of Candidatus Rokuibacteriota bacterium DNA encoding:
- a CDS encoding ABC transporter permease, whose translation is MLGYIVRRILATIPVVTVVAVFVFLLLRLTGGDPAAIIAGDSATTQQVAEIRVKLGLERPIVQQFAIWVGRVAQGDFGESFFFKKQVAELIRDRLEPTAALALCTVLLAVTVAVPLGVVAAALRGTWIDRAVMGFAVLGFSVPVFVIGYLLMYLFAIQLAWLPVQGYQRLAEGFWGFLQRLILPSVTLAVIYMALIARITRTSVLEVLGTDHVRTARAKGLGEGAVLLRHVLRNAAVPIVTVIGLGVAFLIGGVVVTESVYGIPGLGRLTVDAVLARDYPTVQAVILLFSVAYVLINLLVDLTYTFLDPRIRY
- a CDS encoding amidase family protein codes for the protein MERELWRWDAVELAAAIRMRTISSREAVQSVLGRLEAVNPAINAVTGVLGEQALGAADAADVAVKRGEVVGVLHGVPVTIKENIDQAGQATTNGIVAFKDVIAKSDSPPVANWARAGAVIIGRTNTPGFSLRWHTDNALRGRTFNPWARERTPGGSSGGAASALASGIAPLAHGNDLGGSVRYPAYCCGVAGIRPTLGRVPAYNQTATEERPPALQLMSVQGPLARRVRDVRLGLAAMAQRDPRDPWWVPAPLEGPPTVRPIRVALSVDPGKQGVHPDVAAAVRAAGNALAEAGYAVEEVDPPDVAGAAACWAALICAELRHVTLPYILKHGDADVIRCTELTLEQGPDLGLDAYLKSLGERSKHVRDWMLFFERYPLVVGPVSTEPPFTVGFDVESLERTRDVLRAQRLLVAVNLLGLPAVSVPTGLWGGLPLGVQVIGGRYREDLCLDAAEVIEAQRGLPTPIDPVG
- a CDS encoding ABC transporter permease, coding for MGGAILAVILLIGLTAPFLGTRDPAQIDPASRNKRPGAVRVLTGADGRQVSTTYWMGTDSLGRDIYSRVLYGARVSLLVGVTVALISVTAGLVIGLLAGYLRWLDGFVMRIMDGLMAVPAILIAIALVSLSTAGLRAVIVAIVIPEVPRVVRLVRSVVLSIREEPYVEAAIALGARTVPLIVRHVLPNALAPLIVQATYVCASAIVIEAILSFLGVGIPPETPTWGNIMAEGRALFRLFPHNIFFPGIFLAATVLAVNIMGDGLRDSLDPRLRKRL
- a CDS encoding ABC transporter substrate-binding protein, which gives rise to MKFLRRSAAACAAVSVLWCLAGAPQPAGAQTVLKVVMHSDLKIVDPIWTTAYIVRNHGYMVYDTLFSTDAKGEIKPQMVGKYNISADKLTYTMTLRDGLLWHDGKPVTAEDCVASIKRWAQKDTMGQKMMSFVKDLVVVDAKTFKIVLKEQTGLVLPALGKPSSNVPFMMPKRVADTPASEQISDFTGSGPFVFKRDEWKPGDKTVYVKFAQYKPRSEAASGLAGGKVVKLDRVEWRAISDHQTAINALLAGEIDYIESPPHDLLPVLKKDANINLVTGNPLGNQYAFRFNVLAKPFDNPKIRQAVMIAFNQKDFLEAVIGDPAYYKVCKALFPCGSPNESFKGMEGFLDSNFEKAKALLKEAGYDGTPIVLMHSTDLAVLANLAPVAKNLMEKAGFKVDMQSMDWQTLVARRAKKDPPAQGGWHAFLTSWVAADLLNPIGSGFINASCDTAMFGWPCDKELESLRDQYARETNPAKLKGIAEAVQVRETQYPTHIWLGQWYGPAAMRKNVTGLILAPATVFWGIEKTGR
- a CDS encoding alpha/beta hydrolase, producing the protein MPDGAAIGYRLWQPGAPRRLLVLLHGVGSNMTRWTEFVGRTTLRDSWDLLRLDLRGHGLSLHRGHIGMAEWCADLAGVLTAEGYPRAVIAGHCLGAGIATEFAVRQPGRAAGLILIEPVFQEALIGGMRRLVRFRRLCILLARLVLAVNALGVHRRRLAPLDLEALDRETRALMAEAGSTEALARYASPLLDLRTTATAVYLQDLIALTGPTPEMEAIRTPALALVTPGGGFTDPAVTLRLVERLEGCRVVCLQARHWIPTEQPEAMRQAIEGWCLVL
- a CDS encoding SDR family oxidoreductase — encoded protein: MASRMAGRVTIVTGGGGGIGEATGRLFAEEGGQVALVDSDRAAVEAAAAGIAKAVPGARVSAMVADLSSEAEARRVVDHTLAAFGALYTLVNVAGVRLYTPLAAADAAGWEYILGVNVLATAYCCKAALPSLRLGGRGSIVNVSSVYGVKGRAGMGQYDTTKAAVLGFTRALAVEEAPHGIRVNAVCPGGTITPFHIRRAAAQGVSEAELRAQRAEDNLLGRWAEPREVAYPILFLACDESSYITGATLMVDAGKSIL
- a CDS encoding Rieske 2Fe-2S domain-containing protein; the encoded protein is MLTREENELLTRTGPGTAMGALLRRYWIPVVQSGELEAGGRVKRVRLLCEPLIAFRGKSGRPGLIGEFCPHRLASLYFGRVDDDGMSCVYHGWKLGADGRCLEMPSEPPESSFASKVRHVAYPCEERGGVIWAYMGTAGGPASPPPPLPQLEWTLLPESHTLISKRVQECNWFQALEGGIDSSHISFLHAPISHTDTEIARELDRASFGIGEAVQTADRAPRFEVADTDYGALIGARRSWPDGQHYWRVSQFLMPFYTMPPTDRDEKMTQSHIWVPMDDTNVVNWMVTWHPDRALTDEERALHIAGKGAHVCDYAPATSDAYGDVRTAANRDNDYGMDWEAHRTRMFCGIPGFGVQDQAVQESQGPIVDRTQERLGTSDTAIIHVRRRLMGLARALHERGELPAEASPESFCVRSTSFLLPAGANWVEGAMGRVVVKPGGHLTLA